The Vidua macroura isolate BioBank_ID:100142 chromosome 9, ASM2450914v1, whole genome shotgun sequence genome has a window encoding:
- the VAMP4 gene encoding vesicle-associated membrane protein 4, translating into MPPKFKRHLNDDEVTGSVKSERRNLLEEDSDEEEDFFLRGPSGPRFGPRNDKIRHVQNQVDEVIDVMQENITKVIERGERLDDLQDKSDSLSDNAAAFSKRAKHLRRQMWWRDCKMKAIIAMVVVILLLVIIVPIVLKYRS; encoded by the exons ATGCCTCCCAAATTCAAGCGGCACCTGAACGACGACGAGGTGACGGGCTCGGTGAAGAGCGAGCGG aGGAACCTGTTGGAGGAAGACTCAGATGAAGAGGAAGACTTTTTCTT GAGGGGGCCTTCTGGACCCAGGTTTGGACCCAGGAATGACAAGATCAGGCA TGTCCAGAACCAGGTGGATGAAGTCATCGATGTCATGCAGGAGAACATCACCAAGGTGATCGAAAGGGGCGAGCGGCTGGACGACCTGCAGGATAAATCAG ACAGTTTATCAGACAATGCAGCAGCTTTTAGCAAAAGAGCCAAGCATCTCCGGAGACAGATGTGGTGGCGAGACTGTAAG ATGAAGGCGATCATAGCGATGGTGGTGGTCATTCTCCTGCTCGTGATCATCG TGCCCATAGTCCTGAAGTACCGTTCCTGA
- the MYOC gene encoding myocilin, whose protein sequence is MLGAWLLLWGSVALGGRADTAFLRRAHDSSGHCTYSFTVASPVEAACPEAAGGVPELRAELAALAARLSRLESRERAVGGSGPRGAEPGAARDPQQVAAASRLEAAYGELLRAKSRLEEEKGRLEREKEELGRRLESSAQEITRLRAARCPPGREGPGRDTLRAPAKAPRWEPQPLSYQELQSERTEVPVSRLLEETALGRPGKEDSGCGQLVWVGEPVVFGRADSIAGKYGVWMKDPEPVPPFTRDNTWRVDTVGTEVRQLFQYEEAEQLARGYPAKVHILPRPLESTGAVIYRGGLFFQPRQSRSVARYDLRGETITAEREIPGAGYHGQYPYSWGGYTDIDLAVDETGLWVIYSTEKARGAIVLSKLDPETLEIRRTWETNIRKRGVANSFLICGTLYTVSSYSAPNATINFAYDTATGSSRALSIPFENRFRYLSMLDYNPAERRLFAWDSFNMVTYPVRLSRA, encoded by the exons aTGCTGGgggcctggctgctgctttggggttCCGTGGCCCTGGGCGGCCGAGCGGACACCGCCTTCCTCCGCCGCGCCCATGACAGCTCCGGGCACTGCACCTACTCCTTCACGGTCGCCAGCCCCGTGGAGGCCGCCTGCCCCGAGGCTGCCGGCGGCGTGCCCGAGCTGCGCGCCGAGCTGGCCGCCCTCGCCGCCCGCCTGAGTCGGCTGGAGAGCCGGGAGCGAGCAGTGGGGGGCTCggggccgcggggagccgagccgGGGGCCGCACGGGACCCCCAGCAAGTGGCCGCGGCCTCCCGCCTGGAGGCCGCGTACGGTGAGCTGCTGCGGGCCAAGTCCcggctggaggaggagaaggggcgGCTGGAGCGGGAGaaagaggagctgggcaggcgGCTGGAGAGCAGCGCCCAGGAGATCACCCGGCTGCGGGCCGCCCGCTGCCCCCCCGGCAGAGAGGGGCCCGGCCGGGACACGCTGCGTGCCCCCGCCAAGG CGCCGCGCTGGGAGCCGCAGCCCCTCAGCTACCAGGAGCTGCAGTCGGAGAGGACCGAGGTTCCCGTGTCCCGCCTGCTGGAGGAGACGGCGCTCGGCCGCCCGGGCAAAGAGGACTCAG GCTGCGGCCAGCTGGTGTGGGTGGGAGAGCCCGTGGTGTTCGGCCGGGCGGACTCCATCGCGGGCAAGTACGGCGTGTGGATGAAGGACCCCGAGCCCGTGCCGCCCTTCACCCGGGACAACACCTGGCGTGTGGACACCGTGGGCACCGAGGTGCGCCAGCTCTTCCAGTACGAGGAGGCCGAGCAGCTGGCCCGGGGCTACCCCGCCAAGGTGCACATCCTGCCGCGGCCCCTGGAGAGCACGGGGGCCGTCATCTACCGCGGCGGGCTCTTCTTCCAGCCCCGCCAGTCCCGCTCCGTGGCCCGCTACGACCTGCGGGGAGAAACCATCACGGCCGAGAGGGAGATCCCCGGTGCCGGCTACCACGGGCAGTACCCCTACTCCTGGGGGGGCTACACCGACATCGACCTGGCGGTGGATGAGACGGGGCTCTGGGTCATCTACAGCACTGAGAAGGCCCGGGGAGCCATCGTCCTGTCCAAGCTGGACCCCGAGACGCTGGAGATCCGTCGGACCTGGGAAACCAACATCCGCAAGCGGGGGGTGGCCAATTCCTTCCTCATCTGCGGCACCCTCTACACCGTCAGCAGCTACTCGGCGCCCAACGCCACCATCAACTTTGCCTACGACACTGCCACGGGCAGCAGCCGGGCCCTCAGCATCCCCTTCGAGAACCGCTTCCGCTACCTCAGCATGCTGGACTACAACCCTGCCGAGCGGCGGCTCTTCGCGTGGGACAGCTTCAACATGGTCACCTACCCCGTCCGCCTCTCCCGGGCGTGA